The following coding sequences lie in one Candidatus Marinarcus aquaticus genomic window:
- a CDS encoding YkgJ family cysteine cluster protein yields the protein MSLLTHKEFPYSFDANECAKCQGNCCIGESGYIWINKDELQNLAKLLNISIEELGRHYLKKVGYKYSIVEKKIAQDNYACIFFDLEKRQCSVYEARPSQCRTFPFWDYFKKNEQEVYEECPAVKPL from the coding sequence ATGAGTCTTTTAACCCATAAAGAGTTTCCTTATTCGTTTGATGCAAACGAGTGTGCAAAATGCCAAGGAAACTGCTGTATTGGAGAGTCAGGTTATATTTGGATCAATAAAGATGAACTCCAGAACTTGGCGAAGCTGCTTAACATCAGTATTGAAGAGTTGGGTAGACATTATTTAAAGAAAGTAGGGTATAAATACTCTATTGTTGAAAAAAAGATTGCACAAGATAATTATGCGTGCATCTTTTTTGATTTAGAAAAACGCCAATGTAGTGTCTATGAAGCCAGACCGAGTCAATGTCGTACGTTCCCTTTTTGGGACTATTTTAAAAAAAATGAACAGGAGGTATATGAAGAGTGCCCAGCTGTAAAACCACTTTAA
- a CDS encoding 2-oxoglutarate synthase subunit alpha yields MAREIISTGNDLAAIAAVDAGCEFFGGYPITPSSEVMHTISDLLPAAGGASIQMEDEIAGICAAIGGAMSGKRSLTATSGPGISLKSENIGLAYIAEVPLVIVNVMRGGPSTGLPTRVAQGDILQAKSPTHGDYKSITLCAGTLSECYTETVRAFNLADRFMQPVFVLLDETIGHMSGKAVLPTLEEVKAGIKPRATFDGPAKEYEPYNVPNDQPAVLNPMFKGYRYHYTGLHHDFNGHPTEDEQMCDDLMKRLFRKVENYTDEIESNEEYMLDDAEIMIIAYGSMALSVKEAVNRLRAEGIKVGMFRPITLWPSPAKRIKELCDKIQKVLVTELNLGQYLEEIQRASGRQDFDTLFKANGRPIAPLEIVEKVKGM; encoded by the coding sequence ATGGCTAGAGAAATAATTTCAACTGGTAATGACTTGGCAGCAATTGCTGCAGTGGATGCTGGATGTGAGTTTTTTGGTGGATATCCAATTACTCCTTCAAGTGAAGTAATGCACACTATTTCAGATTTACTACCTGCTGCAGGTGGTGCATCGATTCAAATGGAAGATGAGATTGCAGGTATTTGTGCAGCAATCGGTGGTGCTATGTCTGGAAAGAGATCATTAACTGCGACTTCAGGTCCAGGGATTTCTTTAAAATCTGAAAACATTGGTCTTGCGTATATTGCAGAAGTTCCATTAGTAATTGTTAACGTCATGAGAGGTGGTCCATCGACTGGTCTTCCAACTCGTGTTGCTCAAGGAGATATTTTACAAGCAAAATCTCCAACACACGGAGATTATAAATCAATCACGTTATGTGCAGGTACACTCTCTGAATGTTATACTGAAACGGTAAGAGCATTTAACCTTGCAGACAGATTCATGCAACCTGTATTTGTACTTTTAGATGAAACCATTGGTCACATGAGTGGTAAAGCTGTACTGCCTACTTTAGAAGAGGTAAAAGCAGGTATCAAACCAAGAGCTACATTTGATGGTCCAGCAAAAGAGTATGAGCCATACAATGTTCCTAATGACCAACCAGCCGTATTGAACCCAATGTTTAAAGGGTACAGATACCACTATACTGGTCTTCACCATGACTTTAACGGTCACCCAACTGAAGATGAGCAAATGTGTGATGACTTAATGAAAAGATTGTTCAGAAAAGTTGAAAACTACACTGATGAAATTGAGTCAAATGAAGAGTATATGTTAGATGATGCAGAGATTATGATTATTGCATACGGTTCAATGGCTTTATCTGTTAAAGAAGCTGTTAACAGATTAAGAGCAGAAGGAATTAAAGTAGGTATGTTCAGACCAATTACTTTATGGCCAAGCCCTGCAAAAAGAATCAAAGAGTTATGCGACAAAATTCAAAAAGTATTGGTAACTGAGTTAAACTTAGGTCAATACTTAGAAGAGATTCAAAGAGCAAGTGGACGACAAGATTTCGATACGTTGTTTAAAGCAAACGGTCGACCAATTGCACCTCTTGAAATCGTTGAAAAAGTGAAAGGAATGTAA
- a CDS encoding 2-oxoacid:acceptor oxidoreductase family protein gives MARTLMRFTGVGGQGVLLAGSIFAAAKIKAGGNGLKTSTYTSQVRGGATVVDITLEDGEILFPYANDGEIDFMLSVAQVSYDQFKKGVKPGGVIVIEPNLVTPTEEDRQKWKIYEIPIITIAKEEVGNVITQSVLALSIANYMTGETVDNEILRTTMLSKVPAKVHDINNKAFDLGLKYAAEAKQI, from the coding sequence ATGGCTAGAACATTAATGAGATTTACAGGTGTTGGTGGACAAGGTGTACTTCTTGCTGGATCTATTTTTGCTGCTGCTAAAATTAAAGCGGGTGGAAATGGTTTAAAAACTTCTACATATACCTCACAAGTAAGAGGTGGAGCAACCGTAGTTGATATTACTTTAGAAGATGGTGAAATATTATTTCCATATGCAAATGATGGTGAAATTGATTTCATGCTTTCAGTTGCACAAGTATCTTATGACCAGTTCAAAAAAGGTGTTAAACCAGGCGGAGTTATTGTAATTGAACCTAACTTAGTTACACCAACTGAAGAGGACAGACAAAAATGGAAGATTTATGAGATTCCAATCATCACCATTGCTAAAGAAGAAGTCGGAAACGTGATTACACAATCCGTTCTTGCTCTTTCTATTGCAAACTATATGACGGGTGAAACTGTTGATAATGAAATTTTAAGAACAACAATGCTTTCAAAAGTACCTGCAAAAGTACACGATATCAATAACAAAGCGTTTGACTTAGGATTAAAATACGCTGCAGAAGCAAAACAAATCTAA
- a CDS encoding 2-oxoglutarate ferredoxin oxidoreductase subunit beta, whose product MAFNYDEYLRTNKMPTLWCWGCGDGVILKALIRAIDKLGWNMDDVCVVSGIGCSGRFSSYINCNTIHTTHGRTIAYATGVKLANPDKHVICVSGDGDGLAIGGNHTIHGCRRNIDINHIVVNNFIYGLTNSQTSPTTPQGMWTVTMKRGNIDPTFDACKLAIGAGASFVARETMLDPKKLERVFVKGLEHNGYSFFDIFSNCHVNLGRKNKMNSAMANLEWIDSITVAKTKFDKMSEEEQKGLFPTGILKQDTEAAEYTDMYKKVQEAHQNKTAVQL is encoded by the coding sequence ATGGCATTTAATTATGATGAATATTTAAGAACTAATAAAATGCCAACACTATGGTGTTGGGGATGTGGAGATGGTGTTATTTTAAAAGCACTTATCCGAGCAATTGATAAACTTGGATGGAACATGGACGATGTGTGTGTTGTATCTGGTATTGGGTGTTCAGGACGATTCTCATCTTACATCAACTGTAATACCATTCACACTACTCACGGTAGAACAATTGCGTATGCTACGGGTGTTAAATTAGCGAACCCAGATAAACACGTAATTTGTGTATCAGGTGACGGTGATGGACTTGCAATTGGTGGTAACCATACCATTCATGGATGTAGAAGAAATATCGATATTAACCATATCGTTGTCAACAACTTCATTTACGGGTTAACAAACTCTCAAACTTCTCCAACTACGCCTCAAGGTATGTGGACAGTTACAATGAAACGAGGAAACATTGACCCTACATTTGATGCTTGTAAATTAGCTATTGGAGCAGGAGCATCATTTGTTGCAAGAGAGACGATGCTTGATCCTAAAAAACTTGAAAGAGTATTTGTTAAAGGTTTAGAGCACAACGGTTACTCTTTCTTTGATATTTTCTCAAACTGCCACGTTAACTTAGGTAGAAAAAACAAAATGAACTCAGCAATGGCAAACTTAGAGTGGATTGACTCTATTACAGTTGCAAAAACAAAGTTTGACAAAATGAGTGAAGAAGAACAAAAAGGGTTATTCCCAACTGGTATCTTAAAACAAGACACAGAAGCTGCTGAATATACTGATATGTACAAAAAAGTACAAGAAGCACATCAGAATAAAACAGCGGTTCAACTATAA
- a CDS encoding tRNA1(Val) (adenine(37)-N6)-methyltransferase, producing the protein MVLYQPQNGYCYNSDTHFLYHFIVQNLNTFKNNQGQLLDIGSGSGILGLLIKRDFPKFHLNQSEVQEEFIWLSSKNAQTNGLKNKMYEGNFLTQSFEQKQFDICVSNPPFYHGSVIKSENKILKIARYNDSMPLEKFIQKTYDILKPKGKFFFCYDVKQINDIMLLLNKYKFNIESMQFIYPKRDRDATLVLVYARKNSKSLTKVFPPLMVFENEDFTQDVQNIYEKTQTHSIKVEI; encoded by the coding sequence TTGGTTTTATATCAACCCCAAAACGGGTACTGTTATAACAGCGATACACACTTTTTATACCATTTTATTGTTCAAAATCTTAATACGTTTAAAAACAATCAAGGTCAACTTTTAGATATTGGGAGTGGAAGTGGGATTTTAGGGCTCTTAATCAAACGTGATTTTCCCAAATTTCACCTCAATCAAAGCGAAGTGCAAGAGGAGTTTATTTGGCTTTCAAGTAAAAATGCACAAACCAATGGCTTAAAAAATAAGATGTATGAAGGGAATTTTTTAACACAGAGCTTTGAACAAAAGCAATTTGATATTTGTGTCTCAAATCCACCATTTTATCATGGAAGTGTGATAAAAAGTGAAAATAAAATTCTTAAAATTGCACGTTATAATGACTCCATGCCTTTGGAAAAATTCATTCAAAAAACTTACGATATTTTAAAGCCAAAAGGTAAGTTTTTCTTTTGTTATGATGTTAAGCAGATAAATGATATTATGTTACTTTTAAACAAATATAAATTTAATATTGAATCGATGCAGTTTATATATCCAAAGAGAGACAGAGATGCTACCTTGGTATTGGTTTATGCCAGAAAGAACTCCAAATCTTTGACAAAGGTTTTTCCTCCTTTGATGGTCTTTGAGAATGAAGACTTCACGCAAGACGTTCAAAACATTTATGAAAAAACACAAACACACAGTATAAAAGTAGAAATATGA
- a CDS encoding 4Fe-4S dicluster domain-containing protein — protein sequence MAIMEAPANTPVWVDTNRCKACDVCVSVCPAGVLAMKPEPTSTLGAMISIVASESCIGCTDCELSCPDFAIYVADKKEFKFAKLTDEAKARGEAIKNNNYRVLSA from the coding sequence ATGGCAATTATGGAAGCTCCTGCAAATACTCCAGTATGGGTAGATACAAACCGATGTAAAGCATGTGATGTATGCGTATCTGTTTGTCCTGCTGGTGTGCTTGCAATGAAACCAGAACCAACTTCGACTTTAGGTGCAATGATTTCTATTGTAGCAAGTGAATCATGTATTGGTTGTACGGATTGTGAGTTGTCGTGTCCAGACTTCGCAATCTATGTTGCAGACAAGAAAGAATTTAAATTCGCTAAATTAACCGACGAAGCAAAAGCTCGTGGTGAAGCGATTAAGAATAACAACTACAGAGTTTTAAGCGCTTAA